A genomic region of Miscanthus floridulus cultivar M001 chromosome 3, ASM1932011v1, whole genome shotgun sequence contains the following coding sequences:
- the LOC136544108 gene encoding uncharacterized protein yields the protein MDGGNGHNILYAKTLDAMGIDRAHVWSTRAPFHGIMPRKQAMLLEQIDLPITFGGASNYRTETLAFEVVGFHRTYHAILGRPCYVKFIAIPNYTYLKLKILGPSRIITVGTTFQHAYECEVECCDHAASIVASREHTDIRKEVTEEAPDPKRSIGSFKPAEGSKEVLIDLGSAEEKNGILREVTKHTMKIRLGSKLVKQCLCRFNEGKRGTIDEEIAKLLVPDSSRKCTT from the exons atggatgggggcaacgGCCACAACATCCTATATGCTAagacgctcgacgccatgggcattgaCCGAGCGCACGTTTGGTCGACCAGAGCACCTTTTCATGGCAttatgcctagaaagcaggccatgctactcgagcagatcgatctacccatcacctttgggggtgcatccaactataggacggagaccctcgCCTTTGAAGTAGTTGGGTTCCacagaacctaccacgccatcctagggcgaccatgctacgtgaagttcatagccattcccaactacacctacctcaaactaAAGATATTGGGCCCAAGCAggatcatcaccgtcggcaccaccTTTCAACacgcctacgagtgtgaggttgAGTGCTGCGATCATGCCGCATCAATTGTAGCCTCCAGAGAGCACACGGACATTAGAaaagaggtcaccgaagaagcgcctGACCCCAAAAGGTCGATCGGGTCCTTCAAGCCAGCAGAAGGTTCTAAGGAGGTCCTTATAGATCTTGGGAGTGCTGAGGAAAAAAATG GCATCCTAAGGGAAGTCACCAAGCACACCATGAAGATCCGCCTAGGCTCCAAACTAGTGAAACAATGCCTGTGTCGCTTCAATGAGGGGAAACGTGGGACCATCGAtgaggagatcgcaaagcttttggtgccggattcatcaaggaagtgtaccacctag